Genomic DNA from Paenibacillus sp. KS-LC4:
TGGGAAGCTTTTGACCATATTGTTGGTTTTGGTCATTTTGGTCTTTGCTGCAATACATAGCGATTGATGGGACGCCCAACCCCGCCATAGTTGATTTCCAGCAACACATAACCGCTCTTCTCCAAAAAATCCAAATAGCGCCTCGCCGTTACTCTTGCTATACCGATTTTCTCGGCTGCTTCCTCCGCCGAAACCCCGCCCTCCAGGCGATGCATGACCTCGATAATTTGCCGCAACGTAGCCGCATTAAGTCCTTTCGGCAGGCTGCTTTGCTGCTCATCCAGCCCAAGAAATCCGGCTTGCCCTGCTGCCCTTACTGGCCTTGCTTGTCCTGCTTGTCCTGCTTGTCCTGCTTGTCCTGCTTGTCCTGCTTGTCCTGCTTGTCCTGCTTGTCCTGTTTGTTCACCTCGTCCAACTTGTCCTAGCGGCCCAATCTGTCCTGTTTGTCCAGCCTGTCCCGTTTCCTGCTGCCCACTGCCACGCTTCTGCCCCTGCCCCCCGTTTTCCCCACTGAGCAGCATACGATCCAGCTCCTCTTGGGTAACAGCCTTTTCTTCCGCCAAGCCCTCATGGCGGTCGCGGTAACGCTCCAAGGTTTGGCGAATCCGCTCCAGCTTAAAGGGCTTAATAATATAATCCATCGCGCCCCCGCGCAGCATTTCGCGAATCGTCTCAGGGTCTTTCGCCGCTGTTACGACAATAACATCAACAGGCATTGCCGCCGACCGCAGCTCCCGCAGCGCCGCCATCCCGTCTAGTGCTGGCATAAATACGTCAAGAAACACCAAATCCGGTGCAAGCTCACGGATGAGGCGCAGGCCCTCCAGCCCATTCCCCGCAATGCCCACGACCTGAAATCCGTCTACCTGCTCAACAAACTGGCGATTAACCTCCTGCACCATAGGATCATCTTCGATAAGCACCACTTTGAAAAAGCTTCCGTCCTGTCCTTTGCTCATATCCTCCGCCTTCACATTCATCCGCCAGCCCCTCCCATCGGAAATGTTAGCTCAATAGCCGTACCGCTTCCTGGCTCTGACTCAATACGCAGCTTCCCATCGCCCTTATCGACGATGCTGCCAACCAAATACAGTCCAATACCGCGATTGTCGCTGCCTTTCGTCGTATAGCCCCGTTCAAAAATACGCGACTGCACCTCAAGTGGCATGCCGCAGCCATTATCTTCAACAAGTATAGACAGCAATTCTTCATCCTGCTCCATACTAACATAAATTTCCTTTTCATTGCGCGTTACTTGCGCCAGCGCATCAAAAGCATTTTCAATCAAATTGCCGATAAGCAGCACTATATCATGCTGATCCAGCATGACGGGAAATTGCTTTACCTCCATATGAGGATCAAGCTTAACCTGAATGCCCAGCTCCTTGCCCCGGCTGATTTTGCCAAGCAGCAGGCCTGCTAGGCTGTCATCCGCAATATGCTGATGCAGAAACTGCGTCAGCTCCTCCTGCTGGCCGGAAATATCGTATACATATTGCAGTGCCTGCTCTTTTTTATCCAATTGAAGCAGTCCGGCAATCGTGTGCAGCTTGTTGCTATGCTCATGATTTTGTACCCGCAGCGCATCGACGAACTCTCGCACACCCGTCAACTCCTCTGCTATGCGGGTTACCTCGGTCCGATCTTGAAAAATCGCAATCGCGCCGATCATCTTTCCCTGCTCAAGAATTGGAATGCGGTTGCTCCAGATCAGCGTTTTGCCTACGCGCAGCTCTTGATTAAAAACAGGGCGCTCCAGCTCCATAATTTCGGGCAGCCGTGTATCCGGCAGCACCTCCCTAATCGGCAATCCAACTACGTCGCGGGATACGCTGAAAATCTGCTTCGCCCGCTCATTAAAAATCGTGATCAGCTCCGATCTGTCAATCGCAATGACCCCTTCGTGCATCGCCTGGAAGGCCGCTGTGCGCTCCCCATACATACGCGCAATTTCATGCGGCTCCAAATTGTACATTTGCCGTTTAATATGCCGAGCAAGCAGCGCTGAACCGAATATCCCAAATAATAAAGCAATCAGCAGCGTAAGTGCAATCGAGCTTTTCTGCTCCTCGATAAGCTTCGCCAGTCCCGGCAGCAGCCCGCCCGCCACGACGACGCCTACCTGCTGATGGGCTTCATTCAAAATGGGGACATAAGCGCGCAACGCAACGCCCGCCTCCCCCTTCACCTTCGACATATAGGTGTGCTCGGCAAACGCGGCATCCGCATCCGATGAATGAAACTTGCCGCCGATCCTTGCCGCTAATGGATGAGATAGCCTCGTCCGGTTCATATCCAGAACGACGACATAAGCCACATTATTAATCATGCGGATATTGTCCGCCACAGGCGCAATCCAGCTTGCGCTATCTGGTTCATTGATCTGATTTTTAATGGATGGCAGCTCGGCAACGGTTCGGGCTGTAATTAGCAGCCGCTGCTTAAGCTCATCCTCCTTCATGCGGGTGACGCTTCCAATGACGACAATGCCGCCGATAAGCAGCGAGAGGAGAACGAGTCCGAATGACAGCAAGATCATTTTCCAATAAATTCGCAGATGGCTGAGCATCGCTTCTCCTCCCTGTTGCTTCGTTTACGTTTTTTCTCTATTGTGAAATAATAAGGGTAAAATAGCAACTGCGGCAAACGCTGCTAATCTGGCGGGTAGGGAAGGAGAGTGGTTTAAAAATGAAAACCACAATCGGTATGATCAGCTTTATTGCTGTCGGCTTGCTGGCAGCCATTTTGTTCGGCTTTCGTCCCGAGGCAACTCGTAACCTGCCCTTTGATGAAGAACAAACGGGACTGACGGATAGAATCGTCATTAAGTTCAGCCATGTGGTCGCGGAAAATACACCGAAGGGACTGGCGGCTACCCATTTCGCCAAGCTCGTCAAGGAAAAGACGAAGGAAGCCGTTGAAATTCAAATATTTCCAAACGGCATGCTGTATACCGAGGATACCGAGGTCGCAGCGCTCAAGCGTGGAGATATTCAAATGATCGCACCCTCCTTTTCCAATCTAAGCGCCGTCGATTCCGCCTGGCTCGTTATGGACCTGCCCTTTGCTTTTTCCGATCAGCAGGCAGTGGATAAGGCGCTTGCAGGGGAGCTTGGCACGCTTTTAGCTGCTGCGATGGAGAAGCATCATATAAAAAGCGTTGCCTTTTGGAGCAATGGCTTCAAGCAAATGACGAACAGCATTCGTCCACTGCGGGTTCCAGAAGATTTTGCAGGGCTGAAATTCCGCATGCTGCCGAGCGATGTCGTCATCAGCCAATTTCAAGCGCTTGGCGCCACTACAGAGAAAATCCCCTTTAACCAAGTATTTGCAAGCTTAAAAAAAGGCATCGTCAATGGACAGGAAAATACGATTTCCAATATTTTTACGAAGCAGCTGTTCCAGACGCAGCATTATATGACGATTAGCAATCACGGCTATCTCGGCTATGGCGTAATGTTTAACGAAAGCTTTTGGGATGAGCTCCCCCCGAGCATTCAGGCCGAGCTGCAAAGCGCGCTTACAGAAACGACCGAGTGGATGATGCGGAACACAGCGGCCATGCAGGAGCAGCAGCTTGGTCAGCTCAAGCAATTGAAGGATATTGACATTCATACGCTGACCCCGCAGGAGCGGGAGCAATGGGTGCGGGCTTTTCTGCCGATTTATGACCAATACCGCGATAGGATCGGGGAAGCGCTGATGAAGGAAATCACGCGACCAAAATAACCAAAACGAACAATATGACCGTATGCTTGTGACAGAGGCTCTCCTTCTTTTACAATGAGGACGCAAACAAAATTAAAGCGTTTTCATTTTGATAAAAGAAAGTGGGGCCCTCCTCATGAAGCTGAAATTCAACCTGAAAAACCTAACCGTCCAAGTCGTGTGTGCGATCATTATTGGTATTTTATTTGGCCATTACTTCCCGGAGCTTGGCGAGAAAATGAAGGTGCTTGCCGATGGATTCATTAAGCTGATCAAAATGGTTATTGCTCCCATCGTCTTTTTCACCGTCGTGAACGGCATTGCCAATATGGGCGATATGAAAAAAGTCGGCCGCATCGGCGGCAAGGCGCTGCTCTATTTTGAAATTGTGACGACGCTAGCGCTTGCGATTGGCCTCATCGTCGTCAATTTGGTGAAGCCGGGCGCAGGCATTGATGCCAGCAAAGCCAGCGGCGACATTACGAAGTACACCGACGCTGCTGCTCAGTCCAGCCACAGTATGGTGGATTTTATACTCGGCATTATTCCGGATAACGTCATTTCGGCCATGGCTGGCGGCGATTTGCTGCCGATACTCTTATTCGCAATTTTGTTCGGCTTGTCGCTTACGGCGATGGGACAATCGGCAAAACCAGTTACCCAGCTGTTTGACAAGCTGTCGCATGGCTTTTTCGGCATCGTCAATATGATCATGAAGCTTTCGCCGCTTGCTGCTTTCGGCGCTATGTCCTACACCATCGGCAAGTTCGGCATTGGCTCGCTGACCTCGCTCGGCAAGCTGATGGGCTCCGTCTATATTACGATGGCGCTGTTCATCATCCTTGTGCTCGGCTCGATTGCCCGCTTTTATGGCTTTAGCATTTTCAGCTTTATCCGGTATATCAAGGATGAAATTTTCCTTGTGCTTGGCACTTCGTCCTCCGAATCGGCGCTGCCGCGCATGATGGATAAGCTAGAAAAATACGGCTGCTCCAAGCCCGTCGTTGGACTTGTGGTTCCAACCGGGTACTCGTTCAACCTTGACGGTACGGCGATTTATTTGTCCATGGCCGCGATGTTCGTCGCTCAGGCCTCCGGCGTTGAGATGTCGCTCTGGCAGCAGCTTACGCTGCTCGGCGTACTGATGCTGACGTCCAAGGGAGCCGCAGGCGTTACAGGCTCCGGGTTTATTACGCTGGCTGCGACGCTTGCCGCATTCCCGAGCATTCCCGTTGCTGGCATGGCGCTGCTGCTCGGCGTTGACCGCTTCATGTCTGAGGCTCGCGCCATCACGAACCTGATCGGCAACGGCGTCGCAACCGTCGTCGTCGCCAAGATGGAAAATGAATTTCATCCAGGCGGTACACCGGATGCAGCTGTGGCTGCGAAAGCCGAACCCACTCCTTCGGCTGCAAGCACAAGCCTCGCTGGATCACTCGTTAAGCCTGCTGCGGAGCAGTCTTAAGCTCGGCACAGCTAGCTTACGTAGTAAAACATTAAAGTTCAGTTCCCTTTCTTAGCGGGGACTGAGCTTTTTTCAAAAAAACAATTATTAATCATGTGCTAATTAACAAACCTTTAAAGTCCAATCAAGAAAATCTTTTCAGTTGGTTTTAACATCTCCTCTTTTAAAATCGTGGATTGAGGAATGTCTTCTTTTTTTATATCTTCTAAGTACAATTCAAGTGCCTCTTTTGCCATTTGCAATGCTTCAACTGTAGAATACCCACAGGAAATACATCCAGGTAAATCTGGGAAAGTGATTGTTATTCCATCTTCCTCATAATTAAATATAGCGTAATAGCAATGCTTACTATTCATGAGCTTCACCTAATATCCTGCTTGATTCATTATGCCTGATTCTACTTCTCAACTTAGCCCATTCCAGCTTTTCTGTTTTTAATACCCTCTCTCATCTGCAACCAACAGAGTGTTCTGAACATCATTATACACCGCTCTCAGCAATTTACCATCGGGATAAACTTGGCCACCCGTCAGTAGAAAAGCTAGAGGGTTGCTTCACCCAATCTGATAGCTGTGTCTGGCTGATGCTCTTGTATTTATCCCTTATAGCGGGGTTACAAACTTCACCTCAGGAAGCGGCTATCCGCTCCTTTCATTAAGTTTCCGCCTTGATTTTTCAAATACTTATCGAAGAAATCCAGCATATAGGCATTCATAACGGCGTTCGCTCTTTCGGGCGCTATCTTTCCTGTAATGCCCAGCATTTTGAAAATAGGAGAAATAAACTGTACGTCGGCAAAATTTAAATGCTCCGTATTTTCGATATAGAGAACTTGTCCCCCTTCGTTAACCGCTTCGCGCATCCGTTCAAGCTCCAGCCTTTTATCCTCCGTTACTTGATCCTCCCACTCTCTTGTTGAGCCCATACGCTCAAGCTCTGCATCCGTGTAGACCCGGTTATCCATCACCATTTTTAATTTTTCGAAATAGCTTTCCGAGTTAATGAACAAAAACGGCTTTTGCAGACTCTCTCTGTCGCGCAGCCGGTAAAGCCCTCCATCAAGGTCTATTCCAACTGCGATTCGCGGATCGTAAGCAGCGTCATAGGCCGTCGCTCCGCCGATGGAATGACCGAATATCCCGACATGACCGAGATCAACTCTCCCTTTTAGATGACTTGAAAGCTGCCCCGATTGGATGAGCTCGAATTGGTCCAGCACAAACGCCACATCGTCGGTTAGAACCTTTCCCAGCTTGTCGCGAATTCCTCTACTCGTCTGGTAATCATCGTCGGGTGAGAATAAGTCATTGGTTGTGCTGGTCGTAATTCGACCGTCTGGAAACTCAGTCGCAAATGTATTGTAGGTATGGTCGATCACAGCCACGATATATCCGTGACTCGCGAGATTTTCCGCTTGCGACGTGTGGAGGAACCTAGAAGAGCCGTTGCCGGGATTCTCAAGGATCAGCGGAAATGAAGTCTGTGCCGAAGAAACTTTTGCCCCCATATAAGCATGACTGGATACGTACTTCAGGTGTTGAAAAGTAAACCCGGGAAGGCCATAGTTCGCAGCCATATAGCGTAAAATCTGGGTATCTGGAATAAAGGGAGCGTACTTGCCAGTCCCGGCTTGAGCAGGATACCAAACCTGAACCATCAATTCTCTTTTACTATCTCTAGCTTCGTCAAAAACCTCCTCCCTATTGGTATCCACGAAATGAAAAGCTTGCGTTGCTACCTTAAATTTGCCTTTCGGTTCAGGTAGTTTAAATAGAGGAAAAGCATACATGAGACATGCTGTTACGAGCAGCATTATCGCTATAGCGGTATAAGCGGAACCCAGCAGGAATCGCGATTTTTTTTTTTGGCTCGTTTTTTTAAAATAGCTATAACCTGAAATGGCTAAAAAAATGACCGTTATGCAATATGGAAAAAATAACTGAACTCTGCCTCCTTCCACCGTCCAATGAATGACCATCAAAAGTGTGGCGATCCCGCTTATAACATATATGGGGATTCTACGCCATCCTTTTTTTAATAGGGCCGTCCATGCAAACAAGCCGATGTTTGATAACAGAAGCAACAGCTCAAATAGCCTCATCTCGATTCTCCTTTGAAAAAAATGTCTATTTTCGTTTGCTCTAATGTTATCCTGCCAAGCTGACCTAAGCTATCGTTTTCCCTTACATCTACCTTACAATATTGTAATTCGATACGCCCTGCATAGAATTATCCCTTCCAACCGTGGTATAGTGATAGCAGCAGTGAACAAGCAGGGGGTATTTAAGCATGTCGAGGAAACAAAATGAAGGCGGCAAGCCGCGTAAAGCCGCACAGGCCAAGCAATTCACGGTCAATGAGCCGTCGGAACTGCTGGCTTTTTTATTGACCCACTTATCCCATATGGGACGAAATTCGGTCAAATCGGTTTTGGCGCGCGGGCAAGTATCGGTCGATAAGCGTGTGCAGACGAAATATAATTTTCCGCTTGAGGTCGGGCAGACGGTTTCCATAAATACGGAAAAAGCGGTCGAAGCTCCGCCGCTTATGGGACTCACCATTTTACATGAGGACGAGGCTATTATCGTCGTGCAGAAGGATGCGGGACTGCTGTCCATCGCTTCCTCCAAGGACGAGCAGGAGTTTACCGCTTACCGTCAGCTGACGGCGCATGTTCGCGCCTTCGATCCGAAAAATCGGATTTTCGTCGTGCATCGACTGGACCGCGACACCTCGGGTGTCATGATGTTCGCCAAAACCGAGAAGGTGCAGCAATCGCTCCAAAACAACTGGCAGGAGGCCGTCAAGGAACGCTCCTATGTAGCGCTTGTAGAAGGAAAAGTACGCAAGCCTGAAGGCACCATTCAATCGTGGCTCAAGGAAAGCAGCACGCTGAAAATGTATTCCAGCTCCCATCCGAATGATGGACAGCATGCTGTAACCCACTACAAGCTCATTCAGGCTAACGACAGCTTTTCCTTATTAGAGGTGCATTTAGAGACTGGCCGCAAAAATCAGATCCGCGTCCACATGGAGGACATCGGCCATCCCATCACCGGAGATAAAAAATACGGCGCACGTCTCAAGCCTATTGGCAGACTCGGTCTCCATGCCCGCGTGCTTGCATTCGAGCATCCGCACACTGGCAAGCTGCTTCGTTTTGATACGGGTATTCCCAAGCTGTTTCTTAATCCGTTTAAAAATGCTGCTCCAGCCCCGCAGGCTGGACAAGCACCAGGAAAACAGCGCTAAAGCTGCGTAAGCCGCTTTGTGCCTACTATAAAAGGGAAGGAAGCATCGACTAATGCTTCCTTCCCTTTTTTGCGATTCAATTATTCCTATGACTACTCGAGCCTCAAAGGTTTTTCTTCAAATAAAACTTAGTATCACCTTCGTTAGGGCAATCCTTCATTTCACCAAAAATTTCGTATCCTTGTTTTTGATAAAAATGCGGAGCTTGCCAGCTCATTGTAGTTAACTCACTAACCTTGCAGCCGCGTTGCCTCGCTAGGGTTTCAATTTCATTGAGAAGTGCCCCACCCAATCCATTTCCTCTGTAAGAGGGATCGACCGCCAAAAGATGTACATTCAAGATATTCCAGACCATATCCCCGGTAACGCCGCCAATGTATGTATCGTTTTCATAAGCAGCGAGAGAGATAACTTCGCGTTCATAGGGAGGAATACTCATGTTAGCGGCTTCGCTGTGCAATTCCAGCAATCTCGATATTTCTTTTTGATTATTCTCATAGCTGATTTCTGAAATTTTCAACAAACTCACTCCTTAAGCTTGCTTACCAACTATTCCATTTTATCTGGCGCATCCATCGGTGACAATTCCAACACTGCGGGAAAGCCAGCGAAACGGGATAGGCTAACTCAAAAAAAGCAGCCTCGGACTTCGTTTTCTCGTCCAAAGCTGCCTCTGTTTTTTACTTGTGGGATCTGACTATTGCTTAATCCTCATCATAACGGTCATCGTCATCGTGGTCGTCATCGTGGTCGTAATCCTTATCCACGGACAGCACCTTTCCCGTTGCTGCATCCACCTCTACTTCGGCTTTACCGCCAGTAATGCGCAGATCAACCTCGTAAATGATTTTTCCATCATCCCGATCACGTTCAACCTTGACTACAGTACCTCCCACTTTAGCAACTGCAATAGCGCCAGCCTGTTCAGCGGTCTTTAACACTGTCGTTCCCGTGTTAGCTGATGGACTGGCAGCCGGCTGATTCACTGTCCCTGCGTTGGAGGCTGTTCCCGCTGGTGCTGTTGTCGCTTGAGCTGCACGGCGATCGTCGTCATCATCATCGCTGTCATAAATGCCTAACAGCTTGCCGCTGTATGCATCAATATGCACATCGACTTCACCCTTATAAGCTCCGCGCTCGACCTCCACCTCGTAAAAAATGCCTGTTTGATTCCGCTCCAGGTCTACACCGTCAATTCGGCCCTCTACATGCTTCAAGGCGATCTTTTTCGCTTCGGCTTTGCCGATCAACGTTTTCGTATTTGAAGCAGCCGTTGCCGCACCGCCCATTGCGCCGAGTGCCAACGTAACCGATACAACACCAATCCAGATTTTTTTATTCATCATTTTCTTGTTCCTCCCATTTTCAAATGTCTCTCGCTTGTCTCACCCTTACTTTACCTGCGGCAAATGAGATGACCATGACAGCAACATTAGAATTTGATGATAAAAAGCTGAGTCTGCGCTCATTGAAACTTAGTCGTCTTCTCCATCGTCCTGATCGTCCTCGTCCCATGTGATTGACATGATGGCTCCCGTTACAGCATGAATCTGCACCGTAGCCTCACGGTCGTCTGGCGTATCAATTTCGACTAAATAATAGCGGGCGCGGTCGGAGCTTTTCAGCTCGGTATCCTCCACCTTGCCTTTTACCTGCTTGAGCGCAATCGCTTCCGCTTCATCTGGTGATATACCCTGTTTGGCGGGTGACGCTGGTGATGCTGGTGACGCTGCTGGCGTTCTCCCCTCGTTACCATCACTTGGCCTCGTGGTTGGCTTAGTGGTTGGCTTAGAATTTGGATTAGTGCTTGAATTTGGCGCCGGGCTTGCGCTTTGCTCTGGGCTCGGCGTTGCCAGCGGGCTCTGATCGGGCGTCGGCTCTGCCGCTGGCGTCGCAGTTGAGGCAGCTGTAGGCTCGTTGGCTGAAGAGGCAGGAGGCGATTCTTCCGCAGCAGGCTGCTCGCTCTCTATAAGCTTAATGGAAATGATGCCTCCGCCTTTCGCATCAACCGTCACATCGTATATGCCCTTATCTGCCTGAAGCTTAACCTCATAGACGCTGTCGCCCAGCTTTGCGCTAAGGATTTTCCCAACATATTGCTGGAGAACCTGCTCGCTCGCCTGCTCCTCCGTTATGGAAGGCCGGGCGTCAGCAACAGATCGCCACCATAGTCCTCCCCCAATGCAGATAATGACCACACAAGCTATCGTTATGCCCAGCACCAGTCTCGCTTGCTTTTGCCGCATCTTCACACCCCATTTATATCAGAAACATGCCTTTCAAGCTCGATGCTTGAAAGGCATGTTGTATTTCAACCTATTATATAACCTGTGGATTAGAATTTGGTGAGAAAGGCGGATTACAAATCCAGATCAGTCACCGCGCCTTGCGAAGCCGAGGATACGAGCCGGGCATATTTGCCTAACACGCCTGTTCTTACCTTCAGCGGCGGCTGCACCCACCTCGCAAGCCTCGCTTCAAATTCCTCAGCCGAAATTTCCATATTCATTTCCTGCGTCTCGCTGTCAATGGTAATGATATCGCCCTCTTGCAGCAGGCCGATGGGCCCGCCCACCTGAGCCTCTGGCGTAACATGTCCGACAACAAAGCCATGCGAGCCGCCCGAGAAGCGTCCATCGGTCATCAGCGCCACCTCTCCGCCAAGCCCTTTCCCGCTAATCATGGCGGTTATAGACAGCATTTCCGGCATGCCGGGTCCGCCCTTCGGCCCAACATAACGAACGACGAGCACATCGCCTTTTTTAATCTCATCGCGCGCTATCGCATCGGCAGCCTCCTGCTCGCTGTCATATACGCGGGCTGGGCCGCTAAAACGCATCTTTTTAAGGCCCGACATTTTAGCAACTGCCCCATCAGGTGCCAAATTGCCCTTCAATACGATCAAAGGTCCTGTTGGCTTTAATGGCTGCT
This window encodes:
- a CDS encoding response regulator, which produces MNVKAEDMSKGQDGSFFKVVLIEDDPMVQEVNRQFVEQVDGFQVVGIAGNGLEGLRLIRELAPDLVFLDVFMPALDGMAALRELRSAAMPVDVIVVTAAKDPETIREMLRGGAMDYIIKPFKLERIRQTLERYRDRHEGLAEEKAVTQEELDRMLLSGENGGQGQKRGSGQQETGQAGQTGQIGPLGQVGRGEQTGQAGQAGQAGQAGQAGQAGQAGQARPVRAAGQAGFLGLDEQQSSLPKGLNAATLRQIIEVMHRLEGGVSAEEAAEKIGIARVTARRYLDFLEKSGYVLLEINYGGVGRPINRYVLQQRPK
- a CDS encoding sensor histidine kinase — encoded protein: MLSHLRIYWKMILLSFGLVLLSLLIGGIVVIGSVTRMKEDELKQRLLITARTVAELPSIKNQINEPDSASWIAPVADNIRMINNVAYVVVLDMNRTRLSHPLAARIGGKFHSSDADAAFAEHTYMSKVKGEAGVALRAYVPILNEAHQQVGVVVAGGLLPGLAKLIEEQKSSIALTLLIALLFGIFGSALLARHIKRQMYNLEPHEIARMYGERTAAFQAMHEGVIAIDRSELITIFNERAKQIFSVSRDVVGLPIREVLPDTRLPEIMELERPVFNQELRVGKTLIWSNRIPILEQGKMIGAIAIFQDRTEVTRIAEELTGVREFVDALRVQNHEHSNKLHTIAGLLQLDKKEQALQYVYDISGQQEELTQFLHQHIADDSLAGLLLGKISRGKELGIQVKLDPHMEVKQFPVMLDQHDIVLLIGNLIENAFDALAQVTRNEKEIYVSMEQDEELLSILVEDNGCGMPLEVQSRIFERGYTTKGSDNRGIGLYLVGSIVDKGDGKLRIESEPGSGTAIELTFPMGGAGG
- a CDS encoding DctP family TRAP transporter solute-binding subunit; the encoded protein is MKTTIGMISFIAVGLLAAILFGFRPEATRNLPFDEEQTGLTDRIVIKFSHVVAENTPKGLAATHFAKLVKEKTKEAVEIQIFPNGMLYTEDTEVAALKRGDIQMIAPSFSNLSAVDSAWLVMDLPFAFSDQQAVDKALAGELGTLLAAAMEKHHIKSVAFWSNGFKQMTNSIRPLRVPEDFAGLKFRMLPSDVVISQFQALGATTEKIPFNQVFASLKKGIVNGQENTISNIFTKQLFQTQHYMTISNHGYLGYGVMFNESFWDELPPSIQAELQSALTETTEWMMRNTAAMQEQQLGQLKQLKDIDIHTLTPQEREQWVRAFLPIYDQYRDRIGEALMKEITRPK
- a CDS encoding dicarboxylate/amino acid:cation symporter, encoding MKLKFNLKNLTVQVVCAIIIGILFGHYFPELGEKMKVLADGFIKLIKMVIAPIVFFTVVNGIANMGDMKKVGRIGGKALLYFEIVTTLALAIGLIVVNLVKPGAGIDASKASGDITKYTDAAAQSSHSMVDFILGIIPDNVISAMAGGDLLPILLFAILFGLSLTAMGQSAKPVTQLFDKLSHGFFGIVNMIMKLSPLAAFGAMSYTIGKFGIGSLTSLGKLMGSVYITMALFIILVLGSIARFYGFSIFSFIRYIKDEIFLVLGTSSSESALPRMMDKLEKYGCSKPVVGLVVPTGYSFNLDGTAIYLSMAAMFVAQASGVEMSLWQQLTLLGVLMLTSKGAAGVTGSGFITLAATLAAFPSIPVAGMALLLGVDRFMSEARAITNLIGNGVATVVVAKMENEFHPGGTPDAAVAAKAEPTPSAASTSLAGSLVKPAAEQS
- a CDS encoding type II toxin-antitoxin system HicB family antitoxin → MNSKHCYYAIFNYEEDGITITFPDLPGCISCGYSTVEALQMAKEALELYLEDIKKEDIPQSTILKEEMLKPTEKIFLIGL
- a CDS encoding RluA family pseudouridine synthase, whose amino-acid sequence is MSRKQNEGGKPRKAAQAKQFTVNEPSELLAFLLTHLSHMGRNSVKSVLARGQVSVDKRVQTKYNFPLEVGQTVSINTEKAVEAPPLMGLTILHEDEAIIVVQKDAGLLSIASSKDEQEFTAYRQLTAHVRAFDPKNRIFVVHRLDRDTSGVMMFAKTEKVQQSLQNNWQEAVKERSYVALVEGKVRKPEGTIQSWLKESSTLKMYSSSHPNDGQHAVTHYKLIQANDSFSLLEVHLETGRKNQIRVHMEDIGHPITGDKKYGARLKPIGRLGLHARVLAFEHPHTGKLLRFDTGIPKLFLNPFKNAAPAPQAGQAPGKQR
- a CDS encoding GNAT family N-acetyltransferase, whose translation is MKISEISYENNQKEISRLLELHSEAANMSIPPYEREVISLAAYENDTYIGGVTGDMVWNILNVHLLAVDPSYRGNGLGGALLNEIETLARQRGCKVSELTTMSWQAPHFYQKQGYEIFGEMKDCPNEGDTKFYLKKNL
- a CDS encoding PepSY domain-containing protein, whose amino-acid sequence is MMNKKIWIGVVSVTLALGAMGGAATAASNTKTLIGKAEAKKIALKHVEGRIDGVDLERNQTGIFYEVEVERGAYKGEVDVHIDAYSGKLLGIYDSDDDDDDRRAAQATTAPAGTASNAGTVNQPAASPSANTGTTVLKTAEQAGAIAVAKVGGTVVKVERDRDDGKIIYEVDLRITGGKAEVEVDAATGKVLSVDKDYDHDDDHDDDDRYDED
- a CDS encoding PepSY domain-containing protein, with protein sequence MRQKQARLVLGITIACVVIICIGGGLWWRSVADARPSITEEQASEQVLQQYVGKILSAKLGDSVYEVKLQADKGIYDVTVDAKGGGIISIKLIESEQPAAEESPPASSANEPTAASTATPAAEPTPDQSPLATPSPEQSASPAPNSSTNPNSKPTTKPTTRPSDGNEGRTPAASPASPASPAKQGISPDEAEAIALKQVKGKVEDTELKSSDRARYYLVEIDTPDDREATVQIHAVTGAIMSITWDEDDQDDGEDD